The Candidatus Eisenbacteria bacterium genome includes a region encoding these proteins:
- a CDS encoding YciI family protein — MRFMVLVKADKNSEAGVLPDTKLLTEMGKFNE; from the coding sequence ATGCGGTTCATGGTGCTGGTCAAAGCGGACAAGAATTCGGAGGCGGGCGTTCTTCCCGACACGAAGCTGCTCACCGAGATGGGGAAGTTCAACGAA